In a genomic window of Wyeomyia smithii strain HCP4-BCI-WySm-NY-G18 chromosome 1, ASM2978416v1, whole genome shotgun sequence:
- the LOC129719127 gene encoding serine protease grass-like codes for MNFIVMTKIVLVFLGLSWTLLLGVAAQSAPCTTPVQQPGLCVPLQHCRNIYSIIKNKQRPSQGLLNYIRRAVCHLPDISKAVCCQLTEIDEAAHESPVTTPTAVLPTNCGTTTADRVAYGKETGVFECPWMALLRFKDFNLEIVDGCGGTLIHERNVLTAAHCLQDKKLKLDHVRLGEHNKITDIDCEGDDGDCAGPVQDVMVEHAIPHPNYNRPRYSNDIGLIRLATSVTFNDQIKPICLPTSSEFRNLLHSKYVLTGWGTTEANSVSNVLLKAYLPRVENAECAQILKRNSLSITLSESQLCAGGTERKDSCKGDSGGPLGTVGLLFDEPRFIQFGIVSIGVNSCGVKNIPSIYTRVGHYMDWIVANIKPS; via the exons ATGAATTTTATTGTCATGACGAAGATAGTTTTAGTATTCTTAGGATTAAGCTGGACGCTTTTATTGGGCGTAGCTGCGC AAAGTGCGCCCTGTACCACTCCAGTTCAGCAACCGGGTCTGTGCGTACCGCTGCAGCACTGTCGAAACATTTACAGTATTATTAAGAACAAGCAGAGACCGTCACAGGGACTTTTGAACTACATTCGTCGAGCGGTGTGTCATTTGCCCGACATAAGTAAGGCAGTGTGCTGCCAGTTGACCGAAATTGATGAAGCGGCACATGAAAGCCCAGTCACCACTCCAACTGCGGTTTTACCCACAAATTGTGGCACCACGACAGCGGACCGCGTAGCGTACGGTAAAGAAACCGGAGTCTTCGAGTGTCCCTGGATGGCTCTGCTACGGTTTAAAGATTTCAACCTGGAAATCGTTGATGGCTGCGGTGGTACACTGATCCACGAGCGCAACGTTCTAACTGCGGCCCATTGTCTGCAAGACAAAAAACTCAAGCT CGATCATGTTCGACTGGGAGAGCACAACAAAATTACAGACATCGATTGTGAGGGAGATGATGGAGACTGCGCGGGACCAGTTCAAGATGTCATGGTAGAACATGCAATCCCGCATCCGAACTACAATCGGCCTAGATACAGTAACGATATCGGGCTTATCCGCTTAGCAACCAGTGTCACATTTAATG ATCAaattaaaccaatctgcttGCCTACAAGCAGTGAGTTCCGAAACTTGTTGCATAGCAAATACGTGCTCACAGGCTGGGGAACGACGGAAGCAAACTCGGTCTCGAATGTACTCTTGAAGGCATATCTTCCACGGGTGGAAAATGCCGAATGCGCACAAATACTGAAAAGAAACAGTCTCTCAATAACTCTCAGCGAGAGTCAGCTGTGTGCGGGAGGAACGGAACGGAAGGACAGCTGCAAGGGAGATTCGGGGGGACCCCTTGGAACAGTTGGGCTGCTCTTCGATGAACCCCGTTTCATACAGTTCGGAATAGTTTCGATCGGCGTCAACAGTTGTGGCGTGAAAAATATTCCCAGCATTTACACCAGGGTTGGACACTACATGGACTGGATAGTAGCAAATATAAAACCATCATGA
- the LOC129719134 gene encoding ADP-ribosylation factor-like protein 2 → MGFLTILKKMKQKEKEMRILLLGLDNAGKTTILKRFNGEPIDQISPTLGFNIKTLEYNNYTLNMWDVGGQKSLRSYWRNYFECTDGLVWVVDSTDRMRMESCREELSLLLQEERLAGATLLVLANKQDLPGALTSNEIKDVLGLEKIETHHWAIHGVSAVTGEKLVEAIEWLVDDISKRIFTLD, encoded by the exons ATGGGATTTCTTACCATTCTGAAGAAAATGAagcagaaagagaaagagatgcGGATTCTGCTGCT GGGCCTCGACAACGCCGGTAAAACAACCATCCTGAAGCGTTTCAACGGAGAACCGATCGATCAAATCTCGCCGACGTTAGGTTTCAACATAAAAACGCTGGAATATAATAATTACACCCTCAATATGTGGGACGTTGGTGGACAGAAATCGCTGCGATCCTACTGGAGAAACTATTTCGAGTGCACGGATGGTTTGGTGTGGGTGGTGGACAGTACGGACCGCATGCGGATGGAATCCTGCCGCGAGGAGTTATCGCTGCTGCTGCAGGAGGAACGACTAGCGGGAGCTACGTTGCTGGTGTTGGCCAATAAACAAGATCTGCCCGGTGCATTAACCAGTAACGAAATCAAAGATGTGCTCGGGTTGGAGAAAATCGAAACTCATCATTGGGCTATTCATGGTGTAAGTGCTGTGACCGGCGAGAAGCTGGTAGAAGCCATCGAGTGGCTGGTGGATGATATTTCTAAGAGAATTTTTACGCTGGATTAG